GATCGTCTGCCGAAACGCCCAGATCAGGCAATGAAATATCACCTGTGACCAATGCGAAGTTCTCAAGCGGAACGTTCATATCGTTCGCGATCCGTTCGACGGCCTTTGTCGCCGTTTCGACGAACTTCGGCTGGACGAGCAGAAAGAACTGTACGTCTGAACGAGCAAGCCGCGCGACGAGCCGCTCGGCGATAAACCCGGGAAAGCCGGTCAAGAAAACTGTCTCAGAAAAGCTCATTTCTACTAACTTATCAAAAGAGCGGGGCTTAAAGAGTGTCAGGCATCACGGTCGTGAAATTATTTCCACCTGTGGAAATCTATGCTAAAGTGTTCGGTTACAGCATCTGAACCATGATGACCGAAAGCGAGACAAATTCAAGCACATCGAACGGAGGGTTGAAAGCCGCCGTGATGTCCGAACTTGATGAGCCGCTTTGGGCCGTCATCTCTTTCGACCGGGTCGAATCTTCGGGCGTTTCTTATGCCGAAGCGAGCGAGTTGATCGAAAAGCTAAACAAAGAAGGCGTTGCCGGACTTTGCATAGTCACGATCGATGCCGCCGAACGCGCCAAGCACTAGCGTCCATTCACCATTCCAAAACGACCTTTCCAAAGCTCTCGTTAGACTCAAGATAGCTGTAGGCCCTTTCAACCTCGTCAAACGAAAACACCCGGTCGAGATTCGGGCGGATAGTGCCCGACGCAAAGAGAGGAACGATGTCCGATTCGAAACCTTTCATCGCAGATGCCTTTTCTTCGGCCGAACGAGAACGAAGAACGGTTCCCTTGATCGTCAACCGTTTTGCCAGGGCGACCCCGAGGTCGAACTCGGCTCTTCGGCCGCCGGTCAGGCCGACAAGCATCAGTCGGCCTTTCGGTGCGAGGCATTTCAGGTTTTGCTCGAAATAAGACGCACCGACCAGGTCCAATATCACATCCGATCCGCGGCCTCCGGTCGCGCTGAAGACACTCTCCGTGAAATCACTTGCGATGCTTGTATCGATTCCCTTACCGAGCCCGAACTCCCGGCAGCGTTGAAGCTTTTCGTCGGAGCGCGACGTTCCTAAAACGGTCGCACCGATCGCTTTTCCGATCTGGAGTGCGGCAAGGCCAACGCCCGACCCGACCGCATGGATCAAAAGGGTCTCACCTCGCGAAAGTCCCGCTTGGGTTACCACTGCATCGTGAGCCGTGACAAACGCCTCAGGGATGGCCGCCGCCTCCGAAAACGAAAGATCTTCAGGGATCTTTGCGACGAGTGAATGATCGACCGTCAGATATTCGGCCTGTCCCTCGCCGGCCGTGATCCCGAAAACACGATCGCCGATCGAAAGCCCCTTTACATCCGGACCAACCGCTGCCACCTCGCCCGCAAATTCGAGCCCCGGGATGTTCGGCGAAAATCCGGGCGGCGGAGGATATAGCCCCTTTTTCTGGATCAGGTCGGCGCGGTTAACGCCCGCGGCCTTTACACGCAACAAGACCTCCGATCCGGAGGGCGGCGGCGGATCGGCCACTTCGCGGATCTCAAGTCCCGCGCCGTCGCCAAGATCTGTTATGAACACGGCCTTCATTCTGGTCAGTGGTCGCGGCCAAATGGGTCGTCAACGCCTGAGCATCGTGACAACGTCATTTGCCTTGAGCGAATTCCCGGTCGCGCGCTGCAGGTCGGCTATCGCTTTGTTGAGTTCGGTCTGTGCACGCAGTTCGCCGCTTCGAGCGTTTGTCAGCGCGGTCTGACGTTCGAGTACCTTGTAAACGTCCGATTGGCCCGCGTCCAGCTTGCGCTGTTCTGATTCGTACTGCTTCGCATTGTTTTCGCGGGCAACTGACGCGGCGCGAAGCCGTGCTTCTGCCGTTCTCACAGATTGGATAGCGTTACGAACGTCAACCTGGATATTTTGCTCCAACTGTTCACGCTGTGTCTCGATCCGTTCACCTTCGACGAGCGATCGACCCAATTGCGCCTTAGCCGTCTTATCACCAAAAAGCGGCAGGTTGAATTGGACACCGATCCGGAATGTCGGGTATTTGTTGCGAAAGATACCGTTGTAGGGATTGCCGGTCAAGAGTTCAAGGTTCGCCTGCTGCTGCTGACACGCTGGCGAATTCGGATCGGTCGAACAGGGTGTCGG
The DNA window shown above is from Chloracidobacterium sp. and carries:
- a CDS encoding NAD(P)H-quinone oxidoreductase gives rise to the protein MKAVFITDLGDGAGLEIREVADPPPPSGSEVLLRVKAAGVNRADLIQKKGLYPPPPGFSPNIPGLEFAGEVAAVGPDVKGLSIGDRVFGITAGEGQAEYLTVDHSLVAKIPEDLSFSEAAAIPEAFVTAHDAVVTQAGLSRGETLLIHAVGSGVGLAALQIGKAIGATVLGTSRSDEKLQRCREFGLGKGIDTSIASDFTESVFSATGGRGSDVILDLVGASYFEQNLKCLAPKGRLMLVGLTGGRRAEFDLGVALAKRLTIKGTVLRSRSAEEKASAMKGFESDIVPLFASGTIRPNLDRVFSFDEVERAYSYLESNESFGKVVLEW